In Musa acuminata AAA Group cultivar baxijiao chromosome BXJ3-9, Cavendish_Baxijiao_AAA, whole genome shotgun sequence, a single genomic region encodes these proteins:
- the LOC103997820 gene encoding uncharacterized protein LOC103997820 isoform X1: MGSMARNDGTRPRENDGASAGFLLVDCTGILSMGNLRPASDPDLSYGFSGHEVAKDYEAQQIRSSILVLKPKKLYHGALFGLKILKPRKYLLVGFGQLLQKMSSRISSQSMERWRITRLYVTIQPTEHVALALSYLIRKKL, translated from the exons ATGGGATCGATGGCGAGGAACGACGGGACGAGGCCCAGGGAGAACGACGGCGCCAGTGCTGG ATTTTTGTTGGTGGATTGCACCGGGATACTATCTATGGGAAATCTACGACCTGCTTCAGATCCTGACTTATCTT ATGGATTCTCTGGCCACGAAGTCGCGAAAGACTACGAAGCTCAACAGATTCGTTCATCGATTTTGGT GTTGAAACCAAAAAAACTATACCACGGGGCTCTCTTCGGTCTAAAGATTTTAAAACCAAGAAAATATTTGTTGGTGGGATTCGGTCAACTGTTACAGAAG ATGAGTTCAAGAATTTCTTCTCAAAGTATGGAAAGGTGGAGAATCACCAGATTATACGTGACCATTCAACCAACAGAGCATGTGGCTTTGGCTTTATCATATTTGATTCGGAAGAAATTGTAG
- the LOC103997820 gene encoding uncharacterized protein LOC103997820 isoform X2, whose amino-acid sequence MGSMARNDGTRPRENDGASAGFLLVDCTGILSMGNLRPASDPDLSYGFSGHEVAKDYEAQQIRSSILVLKPKKLYHGALFGLKILKPRKYLLVGFGQLLQKELG is encoded by the exons ATGGGATCGATGGCGAGGAACGACGGGACGAGGCCCAGGGAGAACGACGGCGCCAGTGCTGG ATTTTTGTTGGTGGATTGCACCGGGATACTATCTATGGGAAATCTACGACCTGCTTCAGATCCTGACTTATCTT ATGGATTCTCTGGCCACGAAGTCGCGAAAGACTACGAAGCTCAACAGATTCGTTCATCGATTTTGGT GTTGAAACCAAAAAAACTATACCACGGGGCTCTCTTCGGTCTAAAGATTTTAAAACCAAGAAAATATTTGTTGGTGGGATTCGGTCAACTGTTACAGAAG GAATTAGGTTAA